The Thermosynechococcus sp. HN-54 DNA segment CAGGCTCAGGGAAAATCCCATACCCGCGGTCTTTAACTCGCATGAGTTCGGTGCCATAGTTGCACTCACGTTGCCGCATATAGGCAATCGCTTGGTTGTAGCAGTATCGGGATGCCGCTTGCCACTGCTTCCATTGTTTTGTCAATTCAGGCTGCGGATAAATCCTGATCTTTTTGGATTGCAGTTTTGTACTTGCGCAGTCCGTAGAGTCTGCTGCTGAAGCACTGGAGGATGGCGAGACTATCCTCAACCAATTCCTGTTGGGGAAACAGCTCCTGATCATCGAGAACCACGATTTGACACCCATGTCGTTGGCAATACCACTGCACAAGGTCAAATCCAAATCGGCAGAGTCGGTCTTGATGAGCGACCACAATTGTTGCGACATCACCTCGACCCACTCGTTCCAATAAGGAAAGAAACTGTTGACGCTTGAAGTTGAGACCGCCGCCAATCTCTGCCACCCCTTCGGCTCTAGGATAGAGTTCAAGCAGCTTGGCAACTTGGTGATTGAGGTCAGATTTTTGAGTGGGGCTACTAACTCTGGCATAGACCACAACGGTATTGGCCTTTGCGCCTGCCCAAGAGTCGAGATCATAGCGCCGCTCTGCGCTAGAGGGGGTGCGGATGGCTTTGATGAGTCCTCGCTTTTCCCAGCGCCGCAAGGTGTGCAGGCTGATTTTGAAGTATTCGCTTGCTTCTTTCTGGGTGACATAGTTAGGCACTGGAGATTATTGATGATCAATTACCCGCACCGAAGTCTCGTGCAACTGCGGCAGCAGCCAGCGATTGTTTAACAATAAAACTAGTTGAGATGTTTTACTATCCTTAAGTGAGAGATGTGCTTAAGAATACCGATGTGTTGATTATATTAAGCAGTATCGGCGAAAAGATGAAAGAAAACTTCAGAAAAGTTAATGACTTTTACAAAGGATAGTAAACTGCCTCCCTTCTCTAAAACATTAAAGAGGCTTCTCTAAGCATGACCTCCGTTCTTGCAGAAAAACTACGGACGGCGAGGCGCGCCTATGGGCGGAAGTGATCCGAGAGGCCTATGACGACTTAGTGAAGGCCAAAGACTTTAACGAATTGAAGGCAATTGGCAATTGTTGCGGATTTGGCTCAAGCGAAGAAACTCGCCCCCTCTTTTTTGCAGCCAAAGCCCTGATTCAGAACCGGGGCGCAGTAATGGTTACCACACGCGGTAAATACTTCCCATAAAAAAATCCCCCTCCACAAGGGAGAGGGACGAGGCATAAAGGCAAATCTAGCAACCTTAGAACGTGAAGGTGGTGCGAATCACGCCTTGCAGAATCGGCTGACCAGAGAAAACTCCACCACCGTTGGTATTATTGGGGTTAATGATCGCCGTGAAGATGGGTGTGATGCTGATGTTGTCGCTAATGGGAAACTTGTAGAAGGCTTCCACATTGACTTGAGTGGCGTTGTTGCCTATACCGCCGCCAAAAGTGGGAGCACTGTTGATAAAGGGCGCACCTGCAGCAGCAGCTAGCACTGATCCTGGCACCAGCAAGTCTTTATAGCCAATGCCCGCCATGAAGGTGTAGGCCATCATTCCGGGAGCCCCCAATCCAAAATTAGCAGCAGAGAAGGGCA contains these protein-coding regions:
- a CDS encoding IS607 family transposase, whose amino-acid sequence is MPNYVTQKEASEYFKISLHTLRRWEKRGLIKAIRTPSSAERRYDLDSWAGAKANTVVVYARVSSPTQKSDLNHQVAKLLELYPRAEGVAEIGGGLNFKRQQFLSLLERVGRGDVATIVVAHQDRLCRFGFDLVQWYCQRHGCQIVVLDDQELFPQQELVEDSLAILQCFSSRLYGLRKYKTAIQKDQDLSAA